Proteins from a single region of Runella sp. SP2:
- a CDS encoding TolC family protein produces MRKFLIVLGLAISGQIAFSQNLTLNDAIGIALKNNLDIEVLKNNVQVAHINNDKSIAGALPTVTATINDNEQYTNVNQRLNTGVEIKRNGAAANQLNSNVTGSILLYNGNRVKSTKKRLEQLEIQSKQLLNAQVQNTIAGVMAGYYDVIRQQAYIRTIDQSIDVAERRLELVKVQQNVGLANNADLFQSQLDLNALLQTKQSQQLIVNQAKTDLLLLLNLRPDTLITIQDTIMVDKSLQMDDILRNANRNADVMAADNQIKIAEWAAKEVQAQRYPTLRANMGFNYNRNQQTAGQLLLNQSSGPFLGVGLTIPIYNGGIFKRQEQIAAINTKNAGLRKEILQRTLSNNVVKAYQTYTMNLQQLEEQKKNVELSKKLLDLTLQRYQLRQATIVEVRQAQQSFETIGYAFVNYSFAAKAAEIELLRLANDLK; encoded by the coding sequence ATGAGGAAATTTTTGATCGTATTAGGTTTGGCCATTTCTGGTCAAATCGCCTTTTCTCAAAACTTGACCCTGAACGATGCCATCGGCATTGCCCTCAAAAATAACCTTGATATTGAGGTGTTGAAAAACAACGTTCAGGTAGCCCATATCAACAACGACAAAAGTATCGCTGGTGCCTTGCCAACCGTAACGGCTACCATCAACGACAACGAGCAATACACCAACGTCAATCAGAGGCTAAATACAGGGGTAGAAATCAAGCGAAACGGCGCGGCAGCCAATCAGCTGAACTCCAACGTCACTGGGAGTATTTTGCTTTACAATGGTAACCGCGTTAAATCGACAAAAAAACGCCTTGAGCAACTCGAAATCCAAAGCAAGCAGTTGCTCAACGCCCAAGTGCAAAACACGATTGCGGGTGTAATGGCGGGTTATTATGACGTCATTCGTCAGCAAGCGTATATTCGTACCATCGACCAGTCGATTGATGTAGCAGAGCGCCGCCTGGAGTTGGTAAAAGTTCAACAAAATGTAGGATTGGCCAACAACGCTGACTTGTTTCAGTCTCAGCTTGATTTGAACGCTTTACTTCAAACCAAACAGTCGCAGCAACTGATTGTGAACCAAGCCAAAACTGATTTATTACTTTTGTTAAACCTTCGCCCTGACACGCTAATTACCATCCAAGACACGATTATGGTTGATAAAAGCCTTCAAATGGACGATATTTTGCGCAATGCTAACCGCAACGCCGACGTGATGGCGGCCGACAACCAAATCAAAATTGCAGAATGGGCAGCCAAAGAAGTTCAGGCACAACGCTATCCAACGCTGCGGGCAAACATGGGTTTCAACTACAACCGTAACCAACAAACCGCTGGGCAGCTACTCCTCAACCAAAGTAGTGGGCCGTTTTTAGGCGTAGGATTAACCATTCCTATTTACAACGGAGGTATCTTCAAACGCCAAGAACAAATCGCTGCCATCAATACCAAAAATGCAGGCTTACGCAAAGAGATTCTCCAACGGACATTGAGCAACAACGTCGTGAAAGCATACCAAACTTATACGATGAATTTGCAGCAGTTGGAAGAGCAAAAGAAGAACGTAGAGCTTTCAAAAAAACTACTCGATTTGACACTCCAACGTTATCAGCTTCGCCAAGCGACGATTGTAGAGGTACGCCAAGCCCAACAGAGTTTTGAAACCATCGGGTACGCGTTTGTCAATTACAGTTTTGCCGCCAAAGCAGCCGAAATCGAATTGCTTCGTTTGGCCAATGACTTAAAATAA
- a CDS encoding efflux RND transporter permease subunit, whose protein sequence is MNISELSINRPVLATVMNLAIIIFGVVGLSFLAVRDYPAIDPPQISVSTSYTGANPDIIESQITEPLEKQINGIQGIRTITSSSSQGSSQISVEFNLGVDLEAAASDVRDKVSQALRSLPQDINAPPVVSKADANGDFIMILAIQSESKSLLELSDYAENVLQQQLQTVDEVSAINIFGQKSYAMRIWLNPDKMSAYNVAFSDIRSALNNENIELPPGKIYGNNTDLTIRVLGRMTTEKQFQDLIIREDATGIVRLSDVAKVELGPEQLEQSWKYNGLHAVGLAIIPQPGANNIKIADEIYKRVAQIQKSSRSDVQIKVLSDNTKNIRNSLAEVEETLIISFILVVIVIFLFFRDWLIAIRPLIDIPISLVATFFIMYLAGFSVNILTMLAIVLATGLVVDDGIVVTENIFKKLEQGFPIRKAAIEGSKEIFFAVISTSITLAIVFLPVIFLEGFIGSLFREFGVTLAAAVLVSAFVSLTITPVLNVYLSRKNAGHGWFYQKTEPFFRGMEDGYKAMLTGFLKVRWMAWVIVLACGGIIWYCMGTLKSELAPLEDRSSIRFNVTAPEGTSYSAMSKIADDLGKFLYDSIPERDFIFVRTPGGGPGGGGATNSAAPRLALVAPTERTRSQSDIVNDLQKKLSRFNQARVFAVQEQTISVGFGSRGSLPVQFILQNQDLDKLRNIIPKFLDAARSDKTFANVDVNLKFNRPELKLSVDRMKIRDLGLTTQDVVATIQAAFSGGRLAYFIQNGYQYSVIAQVERTDRNKPEDIGRLYVRNSRGENIPLSSVIRWEESTTPTTIYHYNRYKAATISASLAEGYTIGDGIKAMESIANKLLDESYQTALSGPSRDFSESSSNILFAFMLALVLIYLVLAAQFESFIDPFTIMITVPLALAGALLSLWAFDQTLNIFSQIGMIMLIGLVTKNGILIVEFANQRREHGLKKVEAVIDASTQRLRPILMTSLATSLGALPIALSLGAASTSRIPLGIVVVCGIMFSLVLTLFVVPAVYTFVSGKHKNADKVEEKTVEVSNA, encoded by the coding sequence ATGAACATTTCAGAATTATCCATAAACCGCCCCGTGCTTGCCACAGTGATGAACTTGGCAATCATTATTTTTGGAGTCGTGGGGCTTTCGTTTTTGGCGGTGAGGGATTATCCCGCCATTGACCCTCCGCAGATTTCGGTGAGCACTTCATATACAGGTGCTAACCCCGACATCATTGAGAGCCAAATCACCGAACCTCTTGAAAAACAAATCAACGGGATTCAGGGTATCCGCACCATTACTTCGTCAAGCTCGCAAGGAAGCAGTCAAATCAGCGTAGAGTTTAACCTTGGCGTGGATCTCGAAGCGGCGGCCAGCGACGTGCGCGACAAAGTAAGTCAAGCCTTGCGTAGTCTTCCGCAAGACATCAACGCCCCGCCAGTAGTATCGAAAGCCGATGCCAACGGCGACTTTATTATGATTTTGGCCATTCAGAGTGAAAGTAAAAGTTTGCTCGAATTGAGCGACTACGCCGAAAACGTCCTCCAACAACAGCTTCAAACCGTTGACGAGGTAAGTGCTATCAACATTTTTGGGCAAAAAAGCTACGCCATGCGTATTTGGCTTAACCCCGACAAAATGAGTGCTTATAACGTTGCCTTTTCTGACATTCGTTCGGCATTGAACAACGAAAACATTGAGCTACCTCCTGGAAAAATCTACGGTAACAACACAGATTTAACCATCCGAGTCTTGGGTCGTATGACCACCGAGAAACAATTCCAAGACCTCATCATTCGTGAAGATGCGACTGGAATCGTTCGCTTGAGCGATGTGGCCAAAGTAGAACTAGGCCCAGAGCAGCTCGAACAAAGCTGGAAATACAACGGTTTACACGCGGTGGGCTTGGCCATCATCCCCCAACCTGGTGCCAACAACATCAAAATTGCGGACGAAATCTACAAACGCGTTGCGCAGATTCAGAAAAGCAGCCGAAGCGACGTCCAAATCAAAGTATTGAGCGACAACACCAAAAACATTCGGAACTCACTCGCCGAAGTAGAAGAAACGCTCATCATTTCGTTTATCTTGGTGGTTATCGTTATCTTCCTTTTCTTCCGCGATTGGCTCATTGCGATTCGTCCATTGATTGATATTCCGATTTCGCTCGTGGCGACATTCTTCATAATGTACCTAGCGGGCTTCTCGGTCAACATCCTTACCATGTTAGCGATTGTACTTGCCACGGGTCTGGTAGTTGATGACGGTATCGTAGTCACCGAAAATATCTTTAAAAAGCTCGAACAAGGCTTCCCGATTCGTAAGGCCGCCATCGAAGGAAGTAAAGAAATCTTCTTTGCCGTTATTTCGACCTCCATTACGTTGGCGATTGTGTTCTTACCCGTTATTTTCTTGGAAGGGTTTATTGGTAGTCTTTTCCGAGAATTTGGGGTAACGCTGGCTGCCGCTGTACTCGTCTCGGCCTTCGTATCGCTCACAATCACGCCTGTATTGAACGTTTATCTTTCACGCAAAAACGCAGGACATGGTTGGTTTTACCAAAAAACTGAACCTTTCTTCCGTGGTATGGAAGATGGCTACAAGGCAATGCTTACGGGCTTTTTGAAAGTTCGCTGGATGGCATGGGTCATTGTATTGGCCTGTGGAGGGATTATTTGGTATTGCATGGGTACGTTGAAAAGCGAGCTTGCACCGTTGGAAGACCGCAGTAGCATTCGTTTCAACGTAACAGCTCCTGAAGGAACAAGTTACAGTGCTATGTCCAAAATCGCGGATGATTTAGGCAAGTTTTTGTACGATTCGATTCCTGAACGCGACTTTATCTTTGTTCGTACGCCAGGCGGAGGCCCTGGCGGAGGTGGTGCTACCAACAGCGCAGCACCTCGTTTGGCCTTGGTTGCACCCACCGAGCGAACCCGTAGCCAAAGCGATATTGTGAACGATTTGCAGAAAAAGCTCAGCCGCTTTAATCAAGCACGGGTGTTTGCCGTTCAAGAACAAACGATTTCGGTAGGGTTTGGCTCACGCGGTAGTTTGCCAGTACAGTTTATTCTTCAAAACCAAGACCTTGATAAGCTCCGCAATATTATCCCGAAATTTTTGGACGCGGCTCGTTCAGACAAAACTTTTGCCAACGTCGATGTCAACTTGAAATTTAACCGTCCTGAGTTAAAACTTTCAGTTGACCGTATGAAAATCAGAGACTTAGGACTCACTACTCAAGACGTAGTCGCCACCATTCAGGCCGCGTTTAGTGGTGGTCGCTTGGCGTATTTTATCCAAAATGGTTACCAATATTCTGTCATAGCTCAGGTAGAACGTACCGACCGTAACAAGCCCGAAGACATTGGCCGCTTGTACGTACGCAACTCTCGCGGCGAAAACATTCCGTTGAGCTCTGTCATCCGTTGGGAAGAAAGTACGACCCCTACGACGATTTACCACTATAACCGTTACAAAGCAGCGACGATTTCGGCATCTTTGGCCGAAGGCTACACCATCGGCGACGGTATCAAAGCCATGGAAAGTATTGCCAACAAACTTCTCGACGAAAGCTACCAAACGGCGCTATCAGGCCCTTCGCGTGACTTCTCAGAGAGCTCGTCAAACATCCTTTTTGCCTTTATGTTGGCCTTGGTACTTATTTATTTGGTCTTAGCGGCTCAGTTTGAGAGTTTCATTGACCCGTTCACCATCATGATTACGGTGCCATTGGCCTTAGCAGGGGCGTTGCTAAGCTTGTGGGCTTTTGACCAAACCCTCAATATTTTCTCCCAAATCGGAATGATTATGTTGATTGGTCTAGTAACCAAAAACGGAATCTTGATTGTGGAATTTGCCAACCAACGGCGCGAACATGGCCTCAAGAAAGTAGAAGCCGTTATCGACGCTTCAACGCAACGTTTGCGTCCTATCTTGATGACCAGCCTTGCTACTTCTTTGGGAGCTTTGCCGATTGCGTTGAGCTTGGGAGCTGCCAGTACCAGCCGTATTCCGCTCGGAATTGTGGTTGTATGCGGTATTATGTTCTCCCTTGTTCTTACATTGTTTGTCGTTCCAGCGGTATATACGTTTGTTTCGGGAAAACACAAAAACGCCGATAAAGTAGAAGAAAAGACAGTGGAAGTTAGCAATGCCTAA